The Paenibacillus beijingensis nucleotide sequence TGATTTGTCGGCCGGGAGCCGTTATATATTTGCCGTCATAGTAGAGTCCGCTGGACGCGCCGCCGTCAAGATTCATGGCCTGAAAGGCGCCCGCTTGTTTCATAATGGAAGCCAGCTGTGGGATCGTAGCACCACTTGAGGTCAAAAGGATCAGCTTATGGTCACGGGTAATCCCGAGAGCGCTTCTGGCACCGCCGCCCGTCAAAATTTTGGGATCTCTAAACCCTTCTTGTTTCACATTCAGGTCAACTTTACCGTCGAGCAGGAGCCTCGGCCCTGCCTGCAGCGCCCCGTCAATCGTCCCCTTCCGGAAGCGGCCGGGGAAGTCGGCACCGGCAATAAGCTCAGCAAAGTTGTTCCTGTCATATAAGAAAATGGTTCGAAGATCACCGGAGCTTTTATGAAGCATCTTTCCGCTGTTTACAAGATATCCGTACGGATTTTTGTTTTCGGACGTTGTATAGGCATCGAAGAAGGTTCCGTTAATCGCCAGAATGGCTCCATTACGGCTCGCAATGCTTTTCAGCTCTTCTACTTTTCCGATTTCATTGCCAGCCAACGCAATGTCAAGATCAATGCGGGGATCTAACAACGAAACGGTTACCATATGGACCGGAACCGTTTTATTGCCTACTTTAAAGGTCCGCTGTTCAGCAATGATCGGATTCGCATCTTCCTGAATGGATCCTCGTTTGATAACCGGAAGCTGCATGGATTGACCATTCCACGTCATGAGCACGGCTGATATGTTCGCCTTCCATTCGAGCTGGATCCCGAGAGCAAAACTCACAAATTTCAAAGGCACATACGTAATCCCATCCTTCGTAAAAGGCGGACTTTCGAGCATGACAGCGGCACCGTTTATACTTGCTTTCATTTCACCGACAACAATTGTTACATTTTTATCGGCATTTACAATGTCGATCCGCTTCTCCTCTTCATTCCATGTTACTTTTGCGCCGGCATAGTCGCTTAGTAACCGAATCGGCACGAACGTTCGATTCGTTTGAGGATCGGTATAACCTAATTGTTTTTCCTTTGCGAAGCAAAGGCCCGCCCCCGTCAAGGAAAGTAAGACAGCAAGCAGATAGACAATGATCTTTTTCATGTAAATAAGACTCCTTTGCTCACATTCATCATTTCCTATGTAGTATCGGCTCGTTTAGTTGTTATTCGTATATTTTTCTCATCAAAAATTTTAATTTTTTCCTGCTGCAGGCATCATTAATGCGACAATCGCTTTGATCAAGCCGCACCGCGAATAGCGCACAGTGAAGAGAAAGATTTGTCTTGAAATGATGATGAGAAAACCACTCGTATGGCTTGCGAACCGAGTCATCGTTATTTGTGCATATTGAACCTCTTCCAAGCTCTAACGAATCGTAGCGCCACTATTCTATTCCTATCGACTCGGTTGGCTTGTTTTTTGATGAAATAATGATTGCAGGGTTCGTTATCGCTCTAGAGAGTCGAATGATTCCTGAAATAACGGTATTACGATTCTTTATAAAAAAAGCCTTCCCGGACTAAAAATCCGGAAAGGCTTGCTTACGGCTGTTTGCCGTTCATGCGTTCAGTTTGAGCTGTATCCCGTTACAATACTTTCGCGAGAAAATCTCGCGTACGGGGGTGTGACGGATTGCCGAACACCTGCTCAGGCGTGCCCTCCTCGACGATCAGGCCGTTATCCATGAAAATGATTCGATCCCCTACTTCGCGGGCAAAACCCATTTCATGCGTCACGATGATCATCGTCATTCCGCCTTCCGCAAGCTTCTTCATGACATCCAGCACTTCCCCGACCATCTCGGGATCAAGCGCCGATGTCGGCTCGTCAAACAGCATCACATGAGGCTGCATGGCCAAAGCGCGGGCGATCGCGATGCGCTGCTTCTGGCCGCCCGATAGCTGGTTCGGATAGACATCCCGTTTATCGGCCAAGCCTACCGTCTGGAGCAAATCAAGAGCGATCTTCTCGGCTTCCTTCGGCGACTTGCCTTTTACTTGAACCGGTGCAAGCGTTAAATTTTGCAGTACGGTCTTATGCGGAAAAAGATTAAAATGCTGGAACACCATTCCCATCTTCTCCCGGGTTGCGTTGATATTATGGCCGCGAGCCGTGATCGGTTCATTTTCAAATAAAATATCCCCGCCAGTAGGCTCCTCCAACAAATTGAGACAGCGCAGGAATGTGCTTTTCCCCGAACCGCTGGGGCCGATGACAACGACAACCTCGCCTTTGGCGATCGTAATGTCGAGCCCTTTCAGAATTTCATTCTTGCCGAACGATTTGCGCAGCTGTTTAACGGCGATCATGAACGGAGAGCCTCCTTTCCCAGACTCCAAGCAGCTTGGACAGAATGAATGTCAACATAAAATACATGGCCGCCGCGATCAAAAAAGGACTGAGTCCCTTGTACGTAATATTTTTGACGACCTGTGCCTGATACATAATATCGACCATGCCGATGACGGAAATGATCGACGATTCTTTGATAATGGTCACAAATTCGTTGCCGATGGCCGGCAGCACAGACTTGAATGCCTGCGGTAAAATGACAAGCCTCATCGCTTTGCCGCGGGTCATGCCTAGCGAGCGGGCGGCTTCCATCTGGCCGCGGTCGACACCTTGAATGCCGGCACGGAATATTTCCGCCAAATAAGCCGAGCTGTTCAAGGACAAGGTGATGATACCGGACTGCAGCGGCGAAAAATTAATATCGAGCGTTAACGCCAATCCGTAATGGATAATCATAAGCTGGACAAGCATCGGCGTTCCGCGAAGCAGCTCGACATATGCCGATCCGAGCCACTGTAAAACTTTAATTCCCGTCATTCGCAGCAAGCAAATCAGCAAGCCGATGACAAATCCGAACAATACCCCAAGCGCGGACAACAGCAGCGTGTAGCCGAGTCCAGCCGCATAGTAATTTCGATACTGCCAGAAGATGCTAAAAATGTTGTCAGAAGGAGGCACTCTATCCGCTGACAGAAGACTGGCTTCCGTAACCATCTTGTCAATGCTGCCGTCATTTTTCAATCGGCTTAACGTTTCATTTACTTTGCCGAGCAGCTCCGTATTGCCTTTACGGATTCCGATCGCCGCTTGAACGGGCGCTTCATCCGGAGTTGCCGCCGCAAGCGCCAGCGCCCCGTCCGACAAGTAACCTTTGGCGACGGTGTCTTCAATCACGACCGCGTTCACCCGTTGCGTCTGAAGCTGAAGCGCCAAATCTGAAATTTTGTCCAGAGAAGTGAGAACGGCATCCGGGATATTCTGTGCAATTTCTTCCTGGATGGATCCTTTTTGGACGCCGATCTTCTCCCCTTTCAAGCTGTCCATCGTCGGGTACTTGTCTGTATCCTCCGAACGGACCATGATGACCTGGTTGGATTGATAATAGCTGTCGGAGAAGTCGATACTCTTCTTCCGCTCCTCCGTTGGAGTCATACCTGATATGACAAGGTCCACTCTCCCGCTTTGCAGGGCGGGCAATAAGGCATCGAAGCTCATATCCTGAATGACAAGCTTTGCGTCCAGATCGTCTGCGATCTGCTTCGCGATTTCAATATCGAAACCGACAATTTTGTCCTCGCCGTCAATTGTCTTATGAAATTCATACGGCGCAAAGTCGGCGCTTGTTCCGAGTACTAACGTTTTCTGCGATTGGCTTTCCGCCCCGTAGGCGTTCAAGACCGGAAATCCCGCCACCGCCAGCAAAGCCAGTGACAGAAGAAAAGCCGTAATACGAAAGGCTTGTTTCAAAACTGTTTCTCTCCTTATTTCTTCATGTTCATATTTTGCATCGTGATTGCGAAAGTACATCGCATCAGCTGTGACAATCTGAACATTTTATTGCAGTTATCATTATAAGTCAAATAAAAAAAGATTGAAATTGGTATTTTTACAACTTCAAGTTTATTGCCAATCACGTTTATCCACGCAGCAAATAGGCGATAAATGTTCATATTGAAGGGAGGATGCTTATGACGAAAGCAACCGGCAGCTTTGCAGCGGGAACAGCAATATTGGCGGGCGGAGTTCTGTTTTTGCTGGCTACGGTGATGCATCCGCTTGTAACGGACCCATGGCTTGGCTTGAAAGTACTTCCGCATATCGCCCATTCGCCAGTCTACTGGCAATTCGATCATATTTTAATGCTTACAGCGATCCTGTTATTGTTCAGCGGGTTAGCGGCAGGAGCAAACGCTGTTGCAGACGAGGCTAAACCGGCCCGAATAACATTCGGTCTATTCATTGTCTCGATGACAATTTGGATCCTTATTCTCGTCATGGAACTGACGATAATCCCACATCTTGCTGAGAATTGGAGCGAAACGCAGTCACAAGAAACCGGCGTTATATTTACCGGACTGTTTGCATACGGCATCTTAGCAGGCGATATCGCGATGATGCTGGCCTGGATCGGTATCGCGCTGCTTGGAAACGCATTACTCAGGAGCAATGAAATGACCCGCACCCTCGCTTCAACCGGCATCCTTTTCGGCGCACTAGGCGCTCTTGGCATCGTTGCCATGCTGTTCGTATCGGATTGGAGCATCGTTATTTTGGCAGCAACATCAGGTCCCGTGTTCTTCTGGGTATTATATTTCGGTTGGCGCATGCTTCGTAAGGAAACTGAGCGTTGAGAGACATTCGAATATATCCCCGGATGTTTAACCGACCTTCGCTTTGTTTCGGGCGGCCGGGGAATTTTCCCAGCTTTCGATGTTTTCAAGTCCTTCGATGCTGTCCTTATAAAAGACCGGATCCTTCCCTGCTTTTTTCTGCGCTGCATAATCTTTCAATGCCAGAAATGCAATTTTGGACAGCAATGTGATCGCCACTAAGTTGACGACAACCATTAAGCCCATAAACAAGTCCGCCATATCCCATACAAGCTGAACTTTGGCCACCGAGCCGAACAATACGATTGCGAGCACGCTGATCCGGTAAATAAACAGCCACGTTTTATTGGTGTTGATAAATTCGATATTGGTTTCGCCGTAAAAATAATTGCCGATCAATGTGCTGAATGCAAACAAAAAAATCATGACCGCCAGGCAGGCCGATGCCCAGGAACCGATATGCTGGCTTAATGCAGCCTGCGTAAGTTCAATACCGCTAAGACCCGGCTGTTGATAGGTATTGGAAAGCAGGACGATAAAAGCGGTGCTTGTACAAATAATGAGTGTATCCGACAGTACGCCGAACGCTTGCACCAAACCTTGCTTTACCGGATGGGACGTGATCGCTGTCGCAGCGGCATTCGGAGCGCTCCCCATTCCCGCTTCGTTCGAGAACAGCCCGCGTTTGATTCCGTTCATCAATGCGGCGCCCAACGAGCCGCCGATGGCTTGTTCGATGCCAAAAGCGTTTTTCACGATTAAAGCAAGCACTTCCGGCATCCGGACGATGTTTGTCAAAACGATGTATAAAGCGACACCGATGTACATCACGGCCAGAACGATGACGATGTACTCCGACATTTTCGCAATCCGCTTCACTCCGCCGAATATGATTCCGGCTAACAGAATGGTGATCGCAATGCCGGCCGTTAAACGGTCCGTGCCGAAAGAATTTTCAAAGGCGACGGTAATCGTATTGGATTGCACCGCATTAAACACAAGCCCGAAAGAAAGTGTAATCAATACGGCGAACAGCGCGCCCAGCCAGCGCTTCTTCAGGCCTTGTTCCATATAATAAGCCGGACCGCCCCGGAACCCGCCTTTATCTTTTATTTTATAGATTTGGGCCAGTGTGCTTTCAACAAAACCGGATGCAGAGCTGATAATGGCAATAATCCACATCCAAAAGACCGCTCC carries:
- a CDS encoding phosphodiester glycosidase family protein; this translates as MKKIIVYLLAVLLSLTGAGLCFAKEKQLGYTDPQTNRTFVPIRLLSDYAGAKVTWNEEEKRIDIVNADKNVTIVVGEMKASINGAAVMLESPPFTKDGITYVPLKFVSFALGIQLEWKANISAVLMTWNGQSMQLPVIKRGSIQEDANPIIAEQRTFKVGNKTVPVHMVTVSLLDPRIDLDIALAGNEIGKVEELKSIASRNGAILAINGTFFDAYTTSENKNPYGYLVNSGKMLHKSSGDLRTIFLYDRNNFAELIAGADFPGRFRKGTIDGALQAGPRLLLDGKVDLNVKQEGFRDPKILTGGGARSALGITRDHKLILLTSSGATIPQLASIMKQAGAFQAMNLDGGASSGLYYDGKYITAPGRQISNAILVKYV
- a CDS encoding amino acid ABC transporter ATP-binding protein; this encodes MIAVKQLRKSFGKNEILKGLDITIAKGEVVVVIGPSGSGKSTFLRCLNLLEEPTGGDILFENEPITARGHNINATREKMGMVFQHFNLFPHKTVLQNLTLAPVQVKGKSPKEAEKIALDLLQTVGLADKRDVYPNQLSGGQKQRIAIARALAMQPHVMLFDEPTSALDPEMVGEVLDVMKKLAEGGMTMIIVTHEMGFAREVGDRIIFMDNGLIVEEGTPEQVFGNPSHPRTRDFLAKVL
- a CDS encoding ABC transporter substrate-binding protein/permease — translated: MKQAFRITAFLLSLALLAVAGFPVLNAYGAESQSQKTLVLGTSADFAPYEFHKTIDGEDKIVGFDIEIAKQIADDLDAKLVIQDMSFDALLPALQSGRVDLVISGMTPTEERKKSIDFSDSYYQSNQVIMVRSEDTDKYPTMDSLKGEKIGVQKGSIQEEIAQNIPDAVLTSLDKISDLALQLQTQRVNAVVIEDTVAKGYLSDGALALAAATPDEAPVQAAIGIRKGNTELLGKVNETLSRLKNDGSIDKMVTEASLLSADRVPPSDNIFSIFWQYRNYYAAGLGYTLLLSALGVLFGFVIGLLICLLRMTGIKVLQWLGSAYVELLRGTPMLVQLMIIHYGLALTLDINFSPLQSGIITLSLNSSAYLAEIFRAGIQGVDRGQMEAARSLGMTRGKAMRLVILPQAFKSVLPAIGNEFVTIIKESSIISVIGMVDIMYQAQVVKNITYKGLSPFLIAAAMYFMLTFILSKLLGVWERRLSVHDRR
- a CDS encoding alanine/glycine:cation symporter family protein — its product is MQELLSNVVLQINDFLWSYLIIILLVGIGLFFTFKSRFLQIRMLREMFRVLKEGRTSGGNGISPFQAFCISMAARVGTGNITGVAIAISLGGPGAVFWMWIIAIISSASGFVESTLAQIYKIKDKGGFRGGPAYYMEQGLKKRWLGALFAVLITLSFGLVFNAVQSNTITVAFENSFGTDRLTAGIAITILLAGIIFGGVKRIAKMSEYIVIVLAVMYIGVALYIVLTNIVRMPEVLALIVKNAFGIEQAIGGSLGAALMNGIKRGLFSNEAGMGSAPNAAATAITSHPVKQGLVQAFGVLSDTLIICTSTAFIVLLSNTYQQPGLSGIELTQAALSQHIGSWASACLAVMIFLFAFSTLIGNYFYGETNIEFINTNKTWLFIYRISVLAIVLFGSVAKVQLVWDMADLFMGLMVVVNLVAITLLSKIAFLALKDYAAQKKAGKDPVFYKDSIEGLENIESWENSPAARNKAKVG